In Tepidisphaeraceae bacterium, the genomic stretch GACCACTGACAACTGACCACTAACAACTGGTTTTTGACGATGAACAATCAAGATCCCATCGCGGATATGCTCACCCGGATTCGCAACGCCAACCGCGTTGGCCGGAAGTTCGTACAGATCAACAAGAGCAAGATCTGCACCGGTATCGCCCAAGTGCTGAAGGACGAAGGTTACATCGAGGAATACGATGTGATCGACGACGGCATGCAGGGCACGCTGCGCGTGAAGCTGAAGTACAGCCTGAGCGGCGATAAGGTGATCCACGAGATCGACCGCCAGAGCAAGCCAGGCCGCCGCATGTATCGCGCGGTCGAGGAGCTGCCCAAGGTCCTCAACGGCATGGGCATCGCCATCGTGTCGACCAGCAAGGGCGTCATGTCCGACCGCAAGGCCCGCGAGGCCAACGTCGGTGGCGAACTGCTCTGCACGGTCGCCTAACGAACATTTAGCCCTGAGCTTGGCTCAGGGTTACTCAACCGGAACCCGTCGGGGTCGTGAAACTCGACGCGAGGCCCACGGAAGCAAAGGTGAAACATGAGCCGTATTGGTAAGAAGCCCGTCCCGATCGGATCCGCCAAGGTCGCCGTCAATGGTCAGAAGGTGAGCTTCGAGGGCCCCAAGGGCAAGCTCGAACTGAACGTTCACCCGTTGATCAGCGTGAAGCTGGACGCCGGGACGAAGGAGCTGGTCGTCACCCGTCCGAACGATGAGAAGCAGA encodes the following:
- the rpsH gene encoding 30S ribosomal protein S8, translated to MNNQDPIADMLTRIRNANRVGRKFVQINKSKICTGIAQVLKDEGYIEEYDVIDDGMQGTLRVKLKYSLSGDKVIHEIDRQSKPGRRMYRAVEELPKVLNGMGIAIVSTSKGVMSDRKAREANVGGELLCTVA